The following are encoded in a window of Gossypium raimondii isolate GPD5lz chromosome 13, ASM2569854v1, whole genome shotgun sequence genomic DNA:
- the LOC105781171 gene encoding protein RADIALIS-like 1 translates to MASSSMSSRGSGSWTAKQNKDFERALAVYDKDTPDRWYNVAKAVGGKTAEEVKRHYELLVADVKYIESGQVPFPYRSNGN, encoded by the coding sequence ATGGCATCGAGCTCAATGTCGTCCCGTGGTTCAGGTTCATGGACAGCCAAACAAAACAAAGACTTTGAAAGGGCTTTGGCTGTGTATGATAAGGACACCCCTGACCGTTGGTACAATGTTGCCAAAGCTGTTGGTGGGAAAACTGCTGAGGAAGTTAAGAGGCACTATGAGCTGCTTGTGGCTGATGTCAAGTATATTGAATCAGGCCAAGTTCCCTTCCCTTACAGGTCCAATGGAAATTAG